In Cryptomeria japonica chromosome 1, Sugi_1.0, whole genome shotgun sequence, the sequence atatccacaccaccaaaatagatcaattaccatgtcggcttccaaaaaccgcataacacgtaacatgaaacgtgtaaccttaAGTCGGCTCAATCTGCCCACAAAAccatatgtggacctaaacaaAATGATAATAGGCTTCCCACAAGTTGTCCCAATATCCTCGAACACAaaaccaatcatcaaaatcatcccaagGATTCCAcaccacacgttacaccaaaatggCTCTATTCTTCCTGAATTACCGGATACCAgaccttcaatctcgctcatgaatcaacaccagataTCAAGATTACGGAATAATCTGCCTTGAACCTCGAATCATCTGCctctatcaccacaaccaaaatcaagatatgcataCTGAACTCTTACTTTGTTGATTACTATATTCAACCTTCTAGACTTAAGCATCATGAATAATGCAActtctggtaaatcaaatctacatgTACCAGATATGATTTTTggattgagtttccatcaatgacaacccctaagcatttCTCATGTACCAATCTTCACCGgagcagtgtctcttgccaacattggCATGTTTCTTCTTTAGCTAAATTTTGGGTCTGCCTGGGTAAGCCTCCTGTTAAGACTTCTTTTCTCCAGGTTGCTTGGGCTATTGGTTCCTCTTTTATTATTTGACAtatttggttggaaaggaatcacaATATTTTTCATGATGCTAGGATGGTTGTTCAATATTTGTGGCAAATAATTTTTCATTCTCTTTGGGAGACTGTCTTGACAAAGTGTGACTTTGTTGGGGGTCTGGATCCTAGGGATGTTGATATTTGTAACCGGCTCAATTTTTCTCTTTAGGGGGGTGTTCCTTCTTCTGGGGGGTATTTTGTTGGGTAGATCATGAGACATAGATGTCGCCATCCTTTGCATAGAGTTAATAGGGTTGGTCGTTGGTGCCCTCCTCCTCAGGCAGTCTTGAAACTTAATACTGATGGTTCTTCTCGGGGGAGCCCTAGCCATGCTGGTATTGGAGGGGTTGGTCGTGATATCTTTGGAGATATTCAGTTTAGTTTCTTTGTTTATAAGGGTTACCATACCAATAATCTCACATAGGCTCTTGTCATTTTGCATGCAATGAAGCGTAGTTGTGTTCTTGGTTGGAATCAAATTATTTGTGAGTCTGATTCTCAAGTGGTGGTGACTTTATTGAATGAGTGTCGGTTAGTGAGGTTAGTTGACATTTAGCTATGGTGATTAGGCAGATTCTTTGGTTTTGCAATTCCTTGGAATCTATTACTTTTTGtcatattcctagggagtggaatggagtTGTTGATTGTATGACCAAATGGGATTTTGATCATAGGTAGGGATGGAATATAGTGTATAGGGGGCAATTATCTTCTAAAATGTCTCATGTGTTGGATACTTTAGTGGATATGATAGGGTTCTATATTTTTTTCTCTACTAGGCTTGTGGCCCTTCTAGCTTTGTATCTCTCTCTTTGCCCCTTTTAGTAAATAAAAAAGAGTATAATTAAAATTCAATGATAGTTTTTATTTATATAGTAGAGAGATTATATTCATTGATAAATTGAATATTAAGAACTTAAATTCAAATTTGACGCATTTGATTCATATTTGATAATCACGCATCCAAAAACAATCATTTAAATATTGACCATTACATGCATATTAGTTTTTGTCTTTTAATCTATTTGATTCATTGTTTTTGTGTTTTATATGTGTAACTTGTGATAATTTTTGTTGGTTAATTATACATTTTTAGTTTCTCATTGAAAATCatatttttgtaaattttattttttagtcAATGATACTTTTAAATCTCTTTTGTAAAGCACATGCTAATGTGTTCGACTCTAATGATACCTAGTTAAATGCTTATTAACAAGCTCAATCAAATGTTGAGATTATGGAGGAACGCATGGCTTTAGTTTTCGTCTTTTAATCTATTTGATTGGTTGTTTTTGTGTTGTATATGTGTTGTTTGTGATAGTTCTTGTTGGTGGTTTTTGATGCGATTTTTGCTTTCTCATCATAATTTATATTTGTATACATATTTTTTTTGAGAAATAATACTTTTAAATCTCTTTTGTCAAGCATACATTAACTTGTGAcaattaacataatttttttttgttaataaaaTGACTTTCACTTTAAAGCATGCCTTACATTATGACaattatcataattttttttattgctaGAAGATTTTATATCAAATTCTAGAATTTTTTAGCTATGCTAGACAATACCATGAATCTTAAGTCAAAATCTTTTTCGCTAAAAGCCAAATATTGAGAAATACCCATTCTTAACAAAGTCATTCAAAACATGTTGCCAACCTCATCCCTTAAGATGTTACAATCCATTAACATTATTAAAAAAGTTTAATTTGAAAATAGaataactaaattaaaaaaaaagtaagtAAATCAAACACGCATAaacttaattaatattaattttgaaACATTGTGTGCAACACTAGATCCGTTTACGGACAAGTATACCCGTGATCTTTCTATTTTTTAAACAGAAATTTACGTGGCTTCAACTTCCGACTATTTATGCAGTGGAAGCGGAGCTCCATGTATTTTGATGAATCCACAACGATTTAAAaacttatatattatatattaaatacaaTCGACGGTGCATCGGATTTTCTGATGCCGGCTTCCCTGCGTAGAAACAAAAGCTGCCATTTATTAATTTGACGGCATGGCTAGTCACGCCATGTGCACCGATCGATCCTCACAAATGCCAATCAGAGAGCGGGCGACCCTATAATACTTTGCTCGCTTTGCGTTTGTCTGCAAGTGGATAGAACTTCTAGAAGAATTCCAGATTCCACCGATTAATTGTGTACGACGTATTTCAGGCCCTTGTTTACCTCCCCCGCTAAAAATCTGTGTCACCGTCTGCCTTTTCGCCGCCCGTTTTGGCCCACCATTGCAATCCCCTCATAAAACTAATCGCTTATCTGCATTTATATAAAACCCCTTTTCTTCAACCTCTCGGTATTCCAACTCATTAACTTCATATCAATCGCTTTGTCTGTGAAGTTCAGAGCTCAAACTCTTATCTTTACATTCCCCTTTTAGTTTCCCTCTGATGTTCATAGCTCAGACTGATCTTTTCACAATCCCCTTTCAATTTCTCTTCTGATCATGGATTTGATTCCCAATCTTCCAGACGACATAGGCCGAGAGTGCCTGTACAGAGTGCCCTTCAAAGCCCACAGCAAGCTCAAAGCTGTCTGCAAGAACTGGGAGGCTATGGTGAACAGCCCCCGGTTCTACCAAGATAGAAAAAAGGGGGGAACAAGTGAGCAGTGCATATGCCTAATTCAAGCCCTTCCTCAGGAGAAATCCATGGAGGACAAGCGGCAAAGAGCCCCTGCATATGGATTAAGCGTAGTCAATCCTCTGCAAGGCGCTTGGGACTGGCTCCCATCGATTCCCCAATTTAAGGGCGGGGTTCCCCTGTTTTGCCAGAGTGTGTCGCTCAATCAAAAACTGATTTTGATTGGGGGATGGCATCCGACTCACTGGGAAGCCATGAATTGTGTTTTTATCTTCGATTTCTCGTCTGGCAAATGGCGGCAGGGAGCCGACATGCCCACGGTTCGAACCTTCTTCGCCTGCACAGTTTCTCCTTCTGACGGCCTCATCTATGTTGCAGGCGGCCATGATGACAACAAGAACGCCCTCAGGACTGCAGAGGTGTATAACATGGAGCAGGACAGATGGGAAACTCTGCCGCCCATGAGCCAAGATCGAGATGAGTGCCATGGCGTTTACTTGGACGGAAGCTTTTATGTCATAAGCGGTTACACCACTGAATCGCAGGGCCGATTCGAGCGAAGCGCAGAAGTGTTTGATCCAAACACAGGGCTCTGGAGAAGGCTCGAAAACATGTGGAGTGTTGCAGGCTGCCCCTGCCCACGCTCCTGTGTGGTTGTCAATGGTAGCTTGTTATATGCTTTTCATAAACAGGGGATGATGCAGTATAATGCCCAGGAGAATGTCTGGTGTGTTGTGGACTCCATTCCTCAATCAATTTCTGTGGCTACTTGTGCTACTGTATGGCGTGATAAGATCTTTGTGAGCGGCTCTGCTTGCAGTGGGGGCGAACAGGCCTGTTACATGCTTGATCTCTCAACAGTTAAATCTAAGGAAGCAATCTCAATCTCAAACTCCCCCAAATGGCTTGCGGTTCAGAAACCCCCAAAGTTTTCAGGCTTTGTGTTGTCTTCTGCTACTGTGGAGATTTGAGATTTCGTTTTCATGATCCTGTTTTTATGTCAGAAAATCATCGCCGATCTGTATGTCGTCAGTGACTGCTTTTTTTGTACAGAAGTGGGCACCACCAGAGGCCACTCGCGAGTGGGGAATCGGCATTGGGCAGGAGCCATGACTTCTAGAAGCCGCCCTGTAAATATACAATGAAGAATATATGAGCATGTTTTATCCATAGATTTCTGTAATATTTTTGGGGTTAATACAACTTCATTTTATCTAGTATTTAATTTCGAAGCAAACAGTTTTTCTGTTAAATTGTCGGTGTAATTTCGAAACGGACAGTTTTTCCGAAAAACAGTTACTCCGATTACGGTTTTTTGAAATTATACGACACGCAACCCGGGGTTGAATTTCAAATTAACCATTGCTCTCAATCGTTGTAAATTTCCGTTGCTTGTTTTATCGAGGGAAACAAAACTTGCTAGTCTTGTCAAAAGGtactttgaaaaattaattaattttttattagtcTAACTTTTTACCTTAGCATCAAGCTTATAAATAATATATTGAAATTTTATAAGAAATGATTTATTATGTAGATAAGAATTCTTAAGTGGTAATTTTGAAGTGATGATTGATACTTGTGCAAGGAGGGTTTTAATAGTCTTACATTATCCCTACCATGAAAACTTTACGAAACTCCCtctcaaaaaattatataaaaaattatattttgggTAGAAAATAGTGGCgaatatgcattaattactattgcaaatcttttcattttaaaaatagttttttttatagCAAAATAGAGGCCTAAAAGTGGAAATCATTGATGGGTTTAAGTAggctctactttatttagtttctaccattaatttaaaatagtctaatagccctctttgtatctTGGGtaccaaaaatttcttgtagaccattgattttcattgaggtcaacaatttaAAAGTAATTTCAACCCCCACAAGCTTTACATCTTGTAGGTAAAATTTACCttatggaatacaatgaaggtcattagattatatttaaaatcaatggtggcaacttaagattgttgatataaccctaatgtaactaataattatgatatattgttagtgaattaatttagatttctacaataaattataaaaagttggtaatctgatccaatcatgtatcaaataatgtggtgaatctttgagttaaaattTTTTTCACTGCTTTCCCTACAAAAAGATTTAATTGTTGATATCTAAGTTTATTCACACAAAAACTTATATCTAAGTTTATACACAAATAAATTTATATCTAAGTTTACACATACACAAAATTGTGCTCATTTAGATATCAAGTACAATGGAAAGGAATTTTTTGGTAAAAAAACTTCCAAATTTCATAATTTTCAATGAGTACTTCTCTCTTATTCTTTGactaaaggaaaagggaaaaagtACTAAATAGAAACATTGAATCAAAAACTAATCCATGTGAAAGattttgaaaacaatcactaaaagaAATGATTTTTGTAGAATTTAAATACTAATAGTTAATGAGCTTGTGACTTTAGTATCTACAATATAAACACAAGTTAAAGATAATCATGAATAACAAGAAGAGAGACAAAGCTAATAGTGACttattttcattaatcatttaaTTGTGCACAATTATCATATTGTAGATTACTAGAATATTTTTAAACATGTAAAGGCTATTAGAGTTTAAAAACATATCAAGTTTGCAAACCTCTATTAGCATGAGCATACTTACTACATTTTAACATTATCGCTGAGCACATCACTCTTGTAGGAGTGTtctagtttattttttaaaattattagagTTTTAGTCTTTCTAGTCCATAAAGGGTTTTCCTTTCCTTAATATATATTGCTTAAACCCTAGTCCTTATGAATTTTTGCACTATTCCCTACAACACCATACATATGTTTCTCTGGATATAGATCAACACTAAGAAAATCCATTTTTGCATTCACTTTATTTTCCATATCTACATTCACTACATCACGATTCTCAATATATAATTCATATTTCATACAATTCAAGAAATTATAATTTTACTTCTTCATCCATTGTCACCACAATATCCTCTTTCTCTCTGTCTACTAAAATATTTTCGTCTTCATAGAATCCATTCTCTTtttcaacataaaaataaaaaatattgtgcaTTACCTCTTTATCTCTCAGTGCTACAACATCTTCTTTATTCTCAGCTACACTTTCAAATACCTTTATGTCAGGCTCCAAAGGACTCTCATCTACTATTGCACTCTCCTCtttttcatcctcaaactctacaACTTCACTTTTTCTCTCTTCCTTCATGCCACCATTAAGGCATGTTGCTGCAATATTTCCTTTTTTCCGTCTTCATCTGCATATacaacatcatttaaaaataaacatTTGTTAGAAAAATAATGGGGCTTCCTTATACCTAAATTTTCCTCTTATCTTCTATTTTTCATTGCTACTTTGGTCTCAGATTCGAACCTCTCATCATACCTCTCATTTCATTCATTCTATCCATGTACATTCTTTCACTCTTGACAAGGACTGAATTTCCTAAGGGATCACCCACAACCAACCCCAAACTCTTCCTTATTTTCATCTTCAAATACAATTTCCAACCTGCAACAAAAATAACATTCTATCGTCTACCCCAACAAAGATTTCTAGAAGACACACCCTCTCACCTTCTCTACTCACTCTCTCTTAGTGGAGGAACCTATGTGCACCTTCTACCTAACTTCAATCCATGTTGGAGGAAAACCAACATTCTCTCATACACATTTATTCAAGCCCAATGCCTTGGTGTAGATTGCTTCACATTTAGAAATCTATCTACACACTCAGGATCCCTTGCTTTGATAGTGTAGTCAAGATTGGGGGTCTTATCAAATTGCTCAATCTTGTAGCCTTAATATCCCTTCCAAAACACTAtatgaaaataaaatatgaaaCTTAGCTTCATTTCAACCTTCATATATATTTTCCATACAATAAAATTCCTCAAGAGCAAGAATATTCTATGAAAGATTTATTGAGTGGATTTCGACAAGGGACAAAATTCAAAGTTTTTACAATGTTTCTAGGCACTTCATGCCTACAAGCTCCGAATCTTTATGCCTTCACACCTTCTTGGATTCACTCCTCATTTGAAGTATGATATTTTTCTTCATCCTATAGCTCTCATGGATTCATTTCGTAGCTCCAACATACCTGCAAAACTTTACTTTGGGCTTCGAACTATCTTTCCTCTCCTCTTGGCAAGACTAATTGCCTACACTCTTCCTTAAGCAATCCCCAAGAGCAATCTGCTAGTTCTTTCTCAAACCTTTCTGTTGCTTATTTATGACTCATAaacatgattaaataatttattttatagaGATTATCACCCTTGTGAGGTACCCCATTTGTTCTTTCATTCCCTCAAATTATCTTTTGAAATTCCTTGTTTATGCTTGAAATTATTCATTAAATGCTTCCAAATAAAAAACCCAATATTGCTAAACTATATCCAATGACTTGATGTTGTAAATTACTTTGAAAAATGAATAAAAACAAGAACCAAGTTGTATTCTTTGGAAAATTGAAGAGTTTTTATTTATTTCCTCAAAAATCACTACCTTTTCCCTCTATTTTAGGCTTTTGAAATGAAATAATCAAACAAGAATGGAATTCCAATGGCCACTTGCCTTATGAACACTTCCTTAGGCATTCAaattaattgattttttaattgattttaatttacAAGTTTCCTCTACCATGCCAATGTTCCCCTTCAAACCTTGAAATTGTGTAATATAGTCACATTAAACAACCTAGTTGtctttgatttttgaaatggaAGCCAAGTCTTGGTGAATGGAGATTTTATCCATTAAGAAACCATAAGATTCTCTTAAAGATCCAACCTACACTTGAACATGAAATAAAGTTATTTTTTTGGTGAGGTAGGATTGCTTGTGAACCTGAATCccactacatcaaatgtggtcCCCACTGGGCATGCTATAATGTGTATTTTATAATATAACAAAaagtaactaaagaaatgcaaaatAAAGAACTTGATTCAAAGCTTGGAGCACCTCTACTGAGGCAAGGATTGCATGCAAATGGTGAAAAGGAAATAATATTCTTATCAAAACAAACCTTGATGCCTATGATATATGCTCAAGGTGATTGATGTTGTTGAGAATTGATGTAGTGGATCATCTAGTAGCATGAACTTGCTTTGCATACAATTCTAGCTCTTAGAAATAGCTTGAGGAATGATAGATTTATAGATCTAGGATCATGAGGATGATGGATGTGTAATATTTTATCTCATGCAATGGAGAGAGGGGGGTTGATCCATTTGTAAGAGAGAATGATAAGCTTAAAAGTGTCATCTTTTGATTGATGCATATGATTATGAGTTTTTTTGGAAAGAGATGGAGTGTGGAGATTTTCTTATTTTTGATAGGGGTGAGGATCGAAAAAGGTACTTTTTGGATCCTCATGCAATCTTGACTTTGTTTATTTAATAAAGTGGTGGATGAATGTATGCAAATGATTACTTAGTTTATTGAGCTAATGATGAGAAGGATAttagattaaattaaaaattaccATGTTTCAATCCTAATGTTGTATCAAAATTTGTATGCCTTTAAGTTGTATgtgtatataaattaaaaaaaaacattcttaGAAATTTAATTATAGCTAATTTCTAgtataaatatttagaaaatatTTTTTCTATTATTATCTCTAATTTTTTACATGTAATCAATAACTTATTCTAACTATGTGAAATAAACTATTTTCAATTAAGACATTTGCTAATAACTATTTTAAAAAATCTTGCGAAATAATTGAAAAGTTAGTGAAAACACAAGGGTTGACCAAATTAAATTAATCTCATTTATTGAAACCTTTAACATTAATATTggaagttaattttttttaatttaactagTCATAATCATTATGGATCATTAAATTGCTTGCttactatataatatattatattagcttAAAATATAGATTTCTTAATGAGGTGGTGGGGATATTTATTTGATCTTAAATTGTTTtggatataaaattttaaaatttcaaacaaagaaaataatagaaataaacaaaattttaaaaataatataaaaaacttTAAGTAGGAATTATTCTTCAATACAATTTATATAAttgaaaaatattacaaaaacatatGAGAGAATCATAGAAAATTAGGGTTGTGCTTTGACATATTATCACAATCGTTTTTAAGAAAGGTGGAAAAGTATATGTAGCTTCTTATCTAGGGATCTTGAATAAAAAATTAATGATAAATATAATCTAAAGAGAaaagatatttaaaaataataagagGAGGCTATATGTCATATGTTGAAGGGATATTCATATgaacattcaaaagaaaaatatgaaaaatcATTCTATACACATGTATGAAATCTTCAtgatatttaaaaaatttcaaagattttaaatatgtaaaattaattgtctaaatcaaaataatctttaaattcattttgaacttggatgttaattttctaatttcatatttgaaatctataatattttttttattgatcAAATGGCAAACCGTAACTTTTTCTTTCCATTTTATATTTACTTCAATATTTGGTGAAGCTTTTCAATATGGAAAATTAATTGTAGATTATCTGAAATAGGTGGAATGACAATGTGTCCTTGCTATATGAAGTTGTACACTTATTGTGTGCTCTAAATTATCAAGTATTTATATAATTTAACAAGCACGTATTTCATGCTAtaatattttagtatgtatttattTTTTACTATAAATTAGATTGATTTGTGTTCCATGCAGAGCTAGATTTTGACTATCATTGTTTATACTTAATATTAATTACATTCTATTAGTACATCAAAACCTGTCAACTACCTTCATAACTATCAGAATGACTCAAGTATTATGTCTCATACCCTAATTAATATTGGCATTACTCTTCTAGGTTTGGTAGGAGATGATACTTTTGTATGTATATATTTGGCATCAACATTACCTACAATGAGCTCTGATGAGAAGAAATATATGTAGAAAGCTTAGGATTAACTCAACACCCCTAGGATCAGCTACAAAAACAAACTTAACATTCCACAAAAGAGTATGGAATAAATGAGCTTGTTCGATATTAAGCTCTATAAGATATATTACAAAGTGTAAAATgacctttcttatataggcaaggtgagcTATAGGATCAAACAAGATATTGACATGCATTTTAATCCTACAACATGAGACAACATCTTAAAACAAATATAAAATGATCCAAGACACAAGAAAATGAGATACATGACCCCATTAATAGCTAACTTATAGAAAGACAACCATGACCTAagttaacatgtgaataggttccATACTAAGGAATTATGTCAGGACATAACCTTATTCACACTAACAATATCCAAAACATGTTATTGTGCCTAaaatttcttcttcctcttccttcttgaaTTTACTCTAAGATTGTGATCCTGATTCCGATTCCGATTCCGATTCTCATTCTTATTCTCACTTTGAGTCACTATTAATAAAAAGTCCAACATTATCACCACTACATTTTTAATTCACTCTATCCCATTTTGAATTTGGTACATAGGTTAtagatctttaaaaaaataaaaaattatcaattaaAAACTCCAAGAAGCATTGATTTTCTCTCAACAACATGGATGTCTATATCATAGCATGAGTGTGGTCTCTTCTATAtgtattatttaaaagaaaaatgaaaccaTATTCTTGAAAATCAATGAGACACAATTTTACCAAAAAAATCAAACTATGGCATATGTATCCAATTTACAAGATATCAATTAGACCAAACATGTGAGATCTTAATTCATGTCTTTGACATTTCTTTCTCTTGTAACACTATTAAAAAATTTGTAGCTTCTTTTAAATATAAATCGTAagcttgcttcttcttctttttttgttttgttttgtttttacaaGTCTAGAACATAATACCTTCATTTAGCTCATACTGGATGATTTGTCTAAATTGACAACCTCCCTCAAAATTGTTACACCTTTTGTGGCTAATGAATTTACCCTATGCAAAATGCCTATTTATGATTAAATGGTGTTACATGATAGGATAAAATGAATTCTTTTATTTGTTGGTTAGACTCTAAAAATTATATAATTTGGAGTGAaatgagatgattttttttttttttctttatctttAATTCATTGTTTTATATgtgttgattttttatttgatttagaagtaagtgtacacaaatgaattataattatatatGAAAAAGTATTAAACATTTTCTTTAATCAAAATTATTAgttgaatttatgtctgttgggtatatgaagcccaacagtcacatggtcgtttgtcttccccagaagactcttcattcATATATGAGATGTCTCTATAAATGACTGAGTGTAGTCATGTATGATTGTAGTATTGGATactggttaataagaattctccctgcgtttctggtggacgtagccacttagtggtgaaccacgttaaatcttgtgttgtgtgttttcttttttgttgttttgtttttgctTCTCTGCTCTTTTAATcttcacaattggtatcagagctatggtgaAATGTTGAGCAAAGCTGGGATCCGATTGGATAGTTGATCCTGGATATGGGTGCCCTTACTTTGTGTTTGATCTCGGAGAtgggtgcttttatgttatcaATAAACAAACTGAAGTTTTAGATGATGAGGCCGGAATCAGATGATGAAGCCGAATTAGtcatcaaaatttttttttgacagTCTAGACTTggtagagagtgatgtccaagtggaggaTGAAACCAAACATCATTGGTgggatgattggaaaaaaggaggaGACTAcggctgaagaagaagagggtttgttgtattCGTTGTTTGAAGAAGAGGACTGGTTTGTTTCCGTTCCAAGATGAGGAGGATGCCTCCCAGGGTGAGGAGGATGCCTCCCAGGGTGAGGAGGATGTAGTCTCGAATCTAGCGAATGAGGATGACCCCTGAAGAAGAACAAGCAGATTGCAAAAGTGACTTAATTTATTGTTGCATATTGCAATAGTAGAGGCAtagtggaatgcattgattgcatGCTCCTCCTCCCAACGCCTTCAAACCTAGGAATTGGGTGTAATTGTGGTGTATATGGACGAGGCTAATATTTTTGGAGAATCGATTGGGCTTTGGTGTAGACATTGCCAAGATTTGGCTCTCGAAAATGCTACGGTTGTGATGGTCCTCAAAGGAGAAGTTGCTTTGGCAACAATCGTTGCTGGTCATATTGAAGAAGTTTCGGTTGCAGAGAAGGGGAGCATTGGTGCTGTTGACTGTAATGGAAGAATATATTTTGAACTCGTCGTATCTAGTGTTCCTGGTTATGGAATATAGGGCCAATTTGTGCCTGGAAGATTAGTAGGAGAAGATGTTTATAACTCTGATTTAATTTGGAGAAGATTAATCCGCAGTGTTCGTGAAAAAGACTTCGCAAAATTAAAGTCTTGCCAACTGATTGTAGTATGAGCTTTGGAATGGAGATGCAAGGAATGTTACACGCTGTGCCGGTTGGACTTcacggggagattgttgggtatatgaagctccaacagtcacatggttgtttgtcttcccaagaagactcttcatttcatatctgagATGTCTCTATAAATGACTGAGTGTAGTCATGTATGATTGTattattggatattggttaataagaattctccctacATTTTTGGTGGACGTAatccacttagtggtgaaccacgttaaaccatgtgttgtgtgttttcttttctGTTGTTTTGTTTTCACTTCTTTGCTCTTTTAATCTTCACAATGTCACTATTTTTTTGCTATGCATAATTAGAATGAATATGTCTTTGTGAAGACTAGAGTCAATATACATTTCTATGGACTCTTTAGATATACTTTTCActtgatttaaatatttattaaagatTTATATATCTCTGAGGGAGTAGAGGAATGACATTTACTAAATGTAATGCGGCATGGAAGTACCTCTTAATAATGTTTCATGTTCTACACTAGATGAAAATGTGGTAAGTAGGGTATCGTCTTGATATCATCTTCGCTTTGTTATCATTGAATAATTCAAATAGAGATTTGGaggcatgaaatttattcattaagttaaaaaaattcaaatgttatcattagataaaaaataatcaaatatttttgAAAGTATAATCTCATGTTAATTTGGAGCTTAAAATGAAGGTTTCAATCTTTAGTGTTCCATATGCATAGATTTGTCTTTGGCCCACATTATTTTTAGAATAGAAAAATTAATCTAATGCAAAAAGATTTTGTTGAAGGGAATTTCCATATGTTAGATAGGATTTAGTTATACATGGAGATTTATTTGTACATGCTCAAGTAGTAGCATAGTGTAATGATAAAAATAGAAAGCAAACTTTTTATGCTAAAATGTAACACTTTGTTAAAAGTGAAAAATGGTCTACTTTACTTGACCCACAATAATGGCATCTATCTTTTTGTAACATTTAATTATGTTATACTC encodes:
- the LOC131036654 gene encoding F-box/kelch-repeat protein At1g80440, whose translation is MDLIPNLPDDIGRECLYRVPFKAHSKLKAVCKNWEAMVNSPRFYQDRKKGGTSEQCICLIQALPQEKSMEDKRQRAPAYGLSVVNPLQGAWDWLPSIPQFKGGVPLFCQSVSLNQKLILIGGWHPTHWEAMNCVFIFDFSSGKWRQGADMPTVRTFFACTVSPSDGLIYVAGGHDDNKNALRTAEVYNMEQDRWETLPPMSQDRDECHGVYLDGSFYVISGYTTESQGRFERSAEVFDPNTGLWRRLENMWSVAGCPCPRSCVVVNGSLLYAFHKQGMMQYNAQENVWCVVDSIPQSISVATCATVWRDKIFVSGSACSGGEQACYMLDLSTVKSKEAISISNSPKWLAVQKPPKFSGFVLSSATVEI